In Hirschia baltica ATCC 49814, the genomic stretch AAGACAGGTAATAAATCCTTCATCGCCGCTTCTGCCAAAGTCCGATATGTCGTTATCTTCCCTCCATACACAGACAGTATCGGCGCTCCCGCTTTATCATCATAGGAAAGCACATAATCTCGCGTCACCTTGGATACGTTTTCCGTTTTATCATCATATAGCGGGCGCACGCCTGAATAGGTCGATAGAATATCGCTCCGCTGAACGGGCATTTTAAAATATTCATTTGCGGCATCTAAAAGATAATCTATCTCACCTTCAGATATTTCCACATTATCCTTGTCACCAAGGTATAATTCATCGGTTGTACCGATCAAAGTCATACTGGCATTTTGATAGGGAATGGCGAACATGATGCGCCCGTCACCATTTTGGAAGAAGTAGCTAAACGCTCCTTCAAAACGCTTATTGGTGATTATATGAGACCCCTTCACCAATCTAACATGAGACGCATTTTCTCCACTCACAGCCATACTGCTCAATTCATCAACCCAAGGTCCAGCTGCGTTCACAACCACTTTCGCGCGAACTGTCTCAATTTCACCATTTGCGTTTTTCAGGTCCGCTTCCCAAAAATCTAGGAAACGGCGCAAGTGAACGCATCTAGTTTGTGTGCGTATGTCTGCCCCCTTTTCACTCGCAGACATAGCATTGAGAACAACCAATCTGGCGTCATCCACCCAGCAATCAGAATATTCAAATGCAAATTTATATTCAGGTTTCAACGCATCAAATTTGTGCGTCAATTTTCGTCTCAAAACCTTCGTTCCGGGGAGCATTTTCCTGCCACCAATATGGTCATACAGAAACAATCCTAATCGCACGAGCCACGCCGGGCGCTGCCCTTTTTGATGTGGTAAAACAAAACGCATTGGCCAAATAATATGAGGTGCAGCTTTTAACAGCACCTCTCTTTCACGCAACGCCTTAGCGACAAGCCTAAAATCATAATGCTCTAAATATCGAAGCCCGCCATGTATTAATTTTGTACTGGAAGAAGACGTGTGTTGTCCAAGATCATCTTTCTCAACCAATACAACTTTCAAACCGCGACCGGCCGCATCTCGCGCAATTCCAACCCCGTTTATACCGCCACCAATCACCAGCAGATCGTTTAGGTTTTCTATATCTGTCATTGTACCGGTTCTCTTGTTTATTTGATTTGGAAAACCAAATATGGATCAGGACGCTTTAACGCATTGGTGCCATAGCTCTACCAAAGACTAATGAGAAAACACATCCCTTTTACACAGGATTTCCCTTGTACCCACCAGATCAACACCAGCATCACATGACGCCAACATAAAAACGTCACTACTGCGACAGAAACTTGGTATTCACGCGTTAGCAAACGCACAGAATGTCAGCACTTTTTTTGAACATTTCACCCCAAGTATTGGCATTTCTACCGCTTTTCATGATAGAGAAGCCAAGAACAAAAATAGCGTAAATGATAGTGAATTAGAGAGCGTTTTCGATGGAAAAAATAATTATAATTGGTGGCGGACAAGCCGGCGCTCAAGCTATCATTTCACTTCGTCAATCAGGTTTTGAAGGCGAAATCACACTCGTTAGCGCGGAAAAGCAGCTACCTTATCAACGCCCCCCCCTATCCAAGGCATTCCTTAAAGGCGAAATGGACGAAGAGCGCCTTTATTTCCGTCCAGAAGATTTCTATCAAAAACAAAACGTTACTGTGATATCGGGCGTCAAAGCCACTCAAATAAACAAAGACGCAAAAACTGTTGAATTAGAAAATGGCAATTTTCTATCCTACACAAAGCTTTTGCTCGCGACAGGTGCGCCGCCGCGCAAACTCCCCTTTGATCACGCCCATCTTTCCAATGTTCATTATCTTCGAACGCTTGAAGACTCTCGCCGCTTAGCACCTACATTATCTTCTCAAGAGCGCATTGTCGTTATCGGCGCAGGCTATATCGGCCTTGAAGTGGCCGCCGTCGCCCGAACCGCCGGCCGCGATGTTACTGTCTTAGAACTCGCCGACCGCGTTTTAGCACGGGTCGCAAGTGAGCCTGTTTCTAGCTTCTATCAGGACCTCCACAGAAGTGCTGGAGTTGAGTTAATGCTAGATACAATGGTTGAAAATTTTATAATTAAAGACAATAAAATCAATAGTATAAAGCTAAACAACGGAACTGAACTGGCATGTGGTTCAGTTCTTGTCGGAATAGGTGCGGTTCCTGAAACGAAGCTCGCCCAAGACGCTGGTTTAGAAATAGATAACGGGATTATTGTCGATAAATACGCCCAAACATCAGACCCAAATATCTGGGCAGCAGGTGATTGCGCCAACTTCCCCTATCCGCGTTATGAAAAACGCATGCGCTTGGAATCTGTGCCCAATGCCATAGAACAAGCAAAAGTCGTCGCTAAAAACATGCTTGGCGGAGACAGCATACACAATCCTTTGCCATGGTTCTGGTCTGATCAATATGACGTCAAATTGCAAACTGTTGGTTTGATGCAAGGTTTTGACACGCTGATTATACGTGGGAAACCACAAAACAAATCATTCTCTGTTTGGTATTTCAAAGAAAACAAGCTGTTAGCACTCGACGCCCTCAATGATGCCCCATCATTTATGATTGGTAAAAAGCTATTGGCAACAGACACACCAATATCGCCTGAGCAAGCTGAAGACACAAAATTCAATTTAAGATCATTGTTTTAAAAGAATTTTTCTTTCCTAAGCAATTCTCTTGCGGCTTCTCTAGCGTGTCTCAATCACTCTGTTTCACATCATTTTGAACAACAGAAGTTGAGTCTCGCTCAATCAATGAGTGCTGTAAGAAAACAAGTTTTTTGGGCGGAGAATTCTCCTGCTCTGCCTCTAATACATTGTGTAATATTTCTACTGCTTTGCCAGCCATTTCCACCAAAGGCTGGCCGACTGTTGTAAGGTTTGGCCAAATGGTCGTTGCGATAGGCGAGTCATCAAACCCTACTACCGAGAGATCATTCGGCACTTTCACACCAAGCGAAGCCGCTGCTCCCAATACCCCAGCAGCCATATCATCATTTGAAGCGAAGATCGCAGTTGGCGGCCTTTGGACTTTCAGCAATTTTAATCCCGCTTCTAACCCAGATTTATAGGTAAAATATCCCTGTGCCAGCAATTCATCCTGAATATCTATGCCAGCGTCTTGCAGCACTTTTTTATAGCCATCTTCGCGCGCAGAACTCGTACTATGACTTGGGTGCCCGCGAACAAATCCTATTCGCGTATGCCCCAAAGAAATTAGATACTTAGTCATTTCTATCGATGCTTGAAAATCATTTATTCCGATTTCAAAAGCTTCGCGCGTTCCAGCCATACTTCCTAAAAAAACTGCAGGCATCTCAGCTTCAGTCAACATTTTTCGAATGCCCGCCATATCACTTATAGGCGGCGGAATAATCACTCCATCCCAAGCATTGGTAAGGATCTCTTTCAATTGTTCAGCTGTTATATCTTGAGAGACATTTTTGACGATAAGTTGATACCCATAATTCCCAAGAGTTTCGAGCGCGCCCAACATTAGTTTTTCCAAATAGGCAGAAGACGGGTTTGCATACAACAAACATATGCGTCGTGCTCGCCCACTTACCAAATTTCTAGCCGCTTGATTTGGCAAATATTTTAGCTCGGAAACAGCCGCCAATACCTTCTCTTTTGTAGATACTCTCACTTTGGGAAAGTTATTGAGAACACGTGAAACCGTCATCGGAGAAACGCCTGCATGTTTTGCAACATCAATGAGAGTAACTGGGGAATTATTATTCCGCTTGGCAGTTTTCATGTCGGCATTTCTCACATTCAATACAAATTACACCCCACAGTGAAGAGCCACATTGTGCATGTCAATTTTTTTAATTTTCAAAATACGTGAGCTGTTTGCATCAGCTTTTGTACAGATTTCGGCCCGGAACCGATCATGATAACGAAGGACTTTCACAAACTTCATCACATGTATAAAAATTGACTTGCTGTTTTTGAATGATAACGCTATCACTACCTTGCAATTTTCTTTTATTCAACCGAAGCCCGTCCATTCCCACATGAGGATTTCAATTCGAATTTAAGAAGAAAAATCAGGAAGAGCCCGCTTAACGGGACATGAAATAGTGGAGTGAATTGATATAATGTTTCTTGGCATAGACATTGGTACATCAAGTGTAAAAACCGTCGTGATTGACGAGACAGGCACTCCGATTGCCCAAGCTTCTGTTGATCTTCCCATTTCCCGTCCCAAACCATTATGGTCTGAACAAAACCCTGCCGACTGGTGGACATCTACCAATATGGCAGTCGCCAAATTGGATGTTGATATTCGCCATAAAATCAAAGCAATCGGTCTATCTGGCCAGATGCATGGTGCCACTGTTCTTGATGCAGATGACAAAGTACTTCGCCCTGCCATTTTGTGGAATGACGGACGCTGCCAAGAAGAATGTGACATCCTTACACAAGAGCAACCAGACTTTCATACAATCGGTGGAAATCTAGTTATGCCGGGCTTCACAGCCCCAAAACTACTCTGGCTTCAACGCAATGAACCAGAAACATTCGCTAAAATTAAAACTGTACTTCTACCCAAAGATTATGTCCGCCTGCGCATGACCGGCGAGAAAGCTACAGATCTTTCTGATGCGGCCGGAACATTATGGGTGGACATTGCTGCACGCCGCTGGTCAGAAGACCTGCTTGGTCCTTGCGGCTTGTCGACCAACAATATGCCTCGCCTGTATGAAGGCCATGAAGTCACAGGTAAATTACGCCAAGAACTTGCCGAAGCTTGGGGCATGGAGCGTGTTCCCGTTATCGCCGGTGGTGGCGACAATGCTGCTGGTGCTGCCGGAGTTGGCGTTGTAAACGATGGTGAGGCATTACTCTCCCTAGGTACTTCTGGCGTCATCTTCCTTGCCACGAATGAGTTCCGCCCCTACCCTGAACGCGCCGTTCACGCTTTTTGTCACGCACTTCCAGATCGCTGGCATTTAATGTCAGTCATGCTAAGCGCAGCAAGCTGCCTTGATTGGGCCGCAAAACTAACTGGCAATAGCGATGTTGGAAACTTTGTTTCGAAAGCTGAAGAGCGCAATAAATTAGGCACAAGTGAGCATTTCCTCCCCTATTTGTCGGGTGAACGCACGCCGCACAATAATCCCAATGCAAAAGGTGTTCTCTTTGGCATCGGTCACGACACAGATGCCGCCACGCTTGCGCAATCAGTTTTGGAAGGTGTCGCATTTGGTATGGCAGAAGGCTTTAAAGCGCTCCAAGAATCCAAAGCTGAAGTTAATTCGATATCCGTTATTGGCGGCGGCTCACTCTCTTTATATTGGGGCCGCATTCTTTCCGCCGCAATAGGCAGACCTTTGGTCTATCGCGACGGTGCTGCGACCGGTCCCGCTTTGGGGGCTGCACGTCTAGCCCGTTACGGTGTTGAAGGCGGTGATATAAACGACATGTTCAGCGCACCTCATGTTGTAGATATCGTCAACCCTCGCGATCAAGACGTTGCTCTCCTCAACGCTAAATTTGAAAAATTCCAATCACTCTACAAGAACCTCATTTCCGAATTTGAAGGAAACTAATCATGACAACATATTTTGAAGGCGTAGACGCCGTAAAATACGAAGGTACGGAAACAAACAACCCATTTGCGTTCCGTTACTACAACAAAGATCAAGTCGTCCTTGGTAAAACAATGGCCGAGCACTTGCGTATGGCTGTGTGTTACTGGCACTCATTCTGCTGGGATGGTGCTGACCCATTTGGTCAGGGCACTTTCGAACGCTCTTGGCACAACGCATCTTCAGTTCAAGAAGCAACTGACATCAAAATGGATGTTGCCTTTGAATTCTTCGCCAAGCTTGGCCTTCCATATTATTGTTTCCACGATGTAGATGTTGCTGGCCACCTCGAAACACCAGACGAGCTTTCAAACGAATTAGCCCGGGCAGTTGACCGTCTTCAGCAAAAGCAAGATGAAACTGGCGTTAAACTTCTTTGGGGAACAGCCAACCTATTCTCTCACCGCCGCTATATGGGCGGTGGACTAACAAACCCAGACCCGGAAGTCACTGCAACAGCTATTCGCCAAGTCCGCGAATGTATGGATGCGACTTTCAAACTTGGTGGTGAAAACTATGTTCTTTGGGGTGGTCGCGAAGGCTATGACACACTTCTCAACACACGCTTGAGCACAGAGCTTGATAATTTTGGTGCACTGCTAAACAAAGTCGTTGAATACAAGCACAAAATTGGTTTCAAAGGTAAAATCCTGATCGAACCAAAACCACACGAACCAACTTATCACCAATATGATTTCGACACTGCGACAGTGTTCGGTTTCCTACAACGTTATGGTCTTGAAAAAGAAGTTCACGTTAACATCGAACCAAACCACGCCACACTCGCTGGTCACTCATTTGCACACGAAATAGCAACCGCAGTGTCACTTGGTGTAATGGGGTCAATCGACATCAACTCAGGTAACTACCAGAACGGATGGGACACAGACCAATTTAACGTTGACATTAAAGACATCACATTGGCTCTCATCGAATTATTGCCTTCTGGTGGCCTCGATACAGGTGGTTTCAACTTTGATGCTAAAGTGCGTCGCCAAAGCTCCGATGCTGTTGATCTTTTCCACGGTCACATTGGTGGAGCAGACTGTCTGGCACGCGCACTATTAGCCGCAGCCGACATTATTGAAAAAGGCGAAATTGAAGCCTTCAAAGCCAACCGCTATAAAGGTTGGGAAGGTGATCTTGGAAAAATGATCCTTTCTAAAGAAACTTCCCTTGCTGATATCGCTGATCACGTTAAGACAGAAGGCATTAACGGTAAGCACAATTCAGGTCGTCAGGAATATCTTGAAAACCTGATCAACCTAAGCATCAAATAAATCGGAACATTCTCATGAAATTTTTCGTAGATACAGCAAACGTTGACGAAATCCGGGAACTTGAATCCTATGGTCTTATTGATGGTGTGACGACAAACCCTTCATTGATCAAGAAATCCGGTCGTGACTTTGTTGAAGTGATCACAGAAATCTGTTCTGTAACTGATGGCCCAGTATCTGCTGAGGTTATTGCTTTGGATACAGAGGGCATGCTAGCGGAAGGCCGTAAACTTGCTCAGATCGCCGACAATATCGTTGTG encodes the following:
- the xylB gene encoding xylulokinase, yielding MFLGIDIGTSSVKTVVIDETGTPIAQASVDLPISRPKPLWSEQNPADWWTSTNMAVAKLDVDIRHKIKAIGLSGQMHGATVLDADDKVLRPAILWNDGRCQEECDILTQEQPDFHTIGGNLVMPGFTAPKLLWLQRNEPETFAKIKTVLLPKDYVRLRMTGEKATDLSDAAGTLWVDIAARRWSEDLLGPCGLSTNNMPRLYEGHEVTGKLRQELAEAWGMERVPVIAGGGDNAAGAAGVGVVNDGEALLSLGTSGVIFLATNEFRPYPERAVHAFCHALPDRWHLMSVMLSAASCLDWAAKLTGNSDVGNFVSKAEERNKLGTSEHFLPYLSGERTPHNNPNAKGVLFGIGHDTDAATLAQSVLEGVAFGMAEGFKALQESKAEVNSISVIGGGSLSLYWGRILSAAIGRPLVYRDGAATGPALGAARLARYGVEGGDINDMFSAPHVVDIVNPRDQDVALLNAKFEKFQSLYKNLISEFEGN
- a CDS encoding LacI family DNA-binding transcriptional regulator; the encoded protein is MKTAKRNNNSPVTLIDVAKHAGVSPMTVSRVLNNFPKVRVSTKEKVLAAVSELKYLPNQAARNLVSGRARRICLLYANPSSAYLEKLMLGALETLGNYGYQLIVKNVSQDITAEQLKEILTNAWDGVIIPPPISDMAGIRKMLTEAEMPAVFLGSMAGTREAFEIGINDFQASIEMTKYLISLGHTRIGFVRGHPSHSTSSAREDGYKKVLQDAGIDIQDELLAQGYFTYKSGLEAGLKLLKVQRPPTAIFASNDDMAAGVLGAAASLGVKVPNDLSVVGFDDSPIATTIWPNLTTVGQPLVEMAGKAVEILHNVLEAEQENSPPKKLVFLQHSLIERDSTSVVQNDVKQSD
- a CDS encoding glycerol-3-phosphate dehydrogenase, giving the protein MTDIENLNDLLVIGGGINGVGIARDAAGRGLKVVLVEKDDLGQHTSSSSTKLIHGGLRYLEHYDFRLVAKALREREVLLKAAPHIIWPMRFVLPHQKGQRPAWLVRLGLFLYDHIGGRKMLPGTKVLRRKLTHKFDALKPEYKFAFEYSDCWVDDARLVVLNAMSASEKGADIRTQTRCVHLRRFLDFWEADLKNANGEIETVRAKVVVNAAGPWVDELSSMAVSGENASHVRLVKGSHIITNKRFEGAFSYFFQNGDGRIMFAIPYQNASMTLIGTTDELYLGDKDNVEISEGEIDYLLDAANEYFKMPVQRSDILSTYSGVRPLYDDKTENVSKVTRDYVLSYDDKAGAPILSVYGGKITTYRTLAEAAMKDLLPVLPEMGDSWTKSVRLPGGDIPEADFDAYLAQMEAEYAWLEQSVLKRLLRAYGTRVHNILDGATSINMMGKMFASGVSERELNYVIENEFVRQADDFLKRRSKLELVLSDEEIQEIKNWFQNKKSTRTSDLDSMRAQIN
- the xylA gene encoding xylose isomerase, which translates into the protein MTTYFEGVDAVKYEGTETNNPFAFRYYNKDQVVLGKTMAEHLRMAVCYWHSFCWDGADPFGQGTFERSWHNASSVQEATDIKMDVAFEFFAKLGLPYYCFHDVDVAGHLETPDELSNELARAVDRLQQKQDETGVKLLWGTANLFSHRRYMGGGLTNPDPEVTATAIRQVRECMDATFKLGGENYVLWGGREGYDTLLNTRLSTELDNFGALLNKVVEYKHKIGFKGKILIEPKPHEPTYHQYDFDTATVFGFLQRYGLEKEVHVNIEPNHATLAGHSFAHEIATAVSLGVMGSIDINSGNYQNGWDTDQFNVDIKDITLALIELLPSGGLDTGGFNFDAKVRRQSSDAVDLFHGHIGGADCLARALLAAADIIEKGEIEAFKANRYKGWEGDLGKMILSKETSLADIADHVKTEGINGKHNSGRQEYLENLINLSIK
- a CDS encoding NAD(P)/FAD-dependent oxidoreductase; protein product: MEKIIIIGGGQAGAQAIISLRQSGFEGEITLVSAEKQLPYQRPPLSKAFLKGEMDEERLYFRPEDFYQKQNVTVISGVKATQINKDAKTVELENGNFLSYTKLLLATGAPPRKLPFDHAHLSNVHYLRTLEDSRRLAPTLSSQERIVVIGAGYIGLEVAAVARTAGRDVTVLELADRVLARVASEPVSSFYQDLHRSAGVELMLDTMVENFIIKDNKINSIKLNNGTELACGSVLVGIGAVPETKLAQDAGLEIDNGIIVDKYAQTSDPNIWAAGDCANFPYPRYEKRMRLESVPNAIEQAKVVAKNMLGGDSIHNPLPWFWSDQYDVKLQTVGLMQGFDTLIIRGKPQNKSFSVWYFKENKLLALDALNDAPSFMIGKKLLATDTPISPEQAEDTKFNLRSLF